AGGTTGGACAAATGCTTGGACAAATCATCTCCCAGCTCAGCCTTTGTTGTGCTGCCCTTTTGGGATGAGTTAGGTTGGATGTGATACTCAGTAAGGCCATTCATTCCTCGCAGCCATAAccacctcctgcagctgtgttttACCTAGGGTTaggctctaaaaaaaaaatttaaaaaagagtcCTTAATCTTGCAGGACACACAGCAAAGGGGTAAGAGCAATTTGCTACCAACTATGCAGTTGAAATCTCAAAGTGCTGGAGGTGGGGGCTCCACACGCAGCAGTGACGGAGGCACAACCACTCTCCTCTTTGTGTCCCGCCCCAGGACAAAGTATTGTTAGTACCcaccatgtctttcctgcagggAATCACTTGCACTACAGCTGAATGTTTCTCTGTTcctgttctttgttttgtccTGGATTTTCTTTGTGAACTGTATTTGGTCTTGTTCATTAGGCTTCTAGTGtaatgtgtgtttttaaaacaataaaatgtggCAGCTTTTTATACAAAATATCTGGCTCTGCCTCTTTTAAAGCCCTTAAGTACAGGAAACTCACCTGGGAagctgcaggctgctgtggTCCCCTTGTCACCCTCCTGGTCTCCCTCTCCCATCCCACCCACCTGCAGCTCTCTTCTCTGCAAATCAAGGCAACACCTTGCAGTTGGAGGCAAAACTGTTTTATACTTGCAACTACATGATGAACTTTTGCCAAAAATGGTTACAGCTGTTGACTCTGTTCCAGCCACATCCTGGGGCTCTTGGGCTGCCTTGGTGGCTGCTGAGCAGAGGATGTTCATGGTGTCTTGTCCACAGCCACATGTTCTGTTTTCCAGCATGTCTTCATCTCCAGCCTGGCACTGGTTACCTGGTCCCTTACCTCAGGTTGGCTTTTTgcccagagagcagcaggcagtGTTGAATGATGGGGAGAGAAAGTCAAGTTCCAGCTGGCAACTTCTACATCCAAAGTAAGGTGATCATTGCTGCCCGTTCCTCTCCCCTTGCCTTCGCAGGTTGCTCCAgcctccatctccagcagcacaaccattttctttcttgcccttGAGCACATGAACTGGTggcccagcacagctggcagTTGGCCGCTCCTACCTCATGAATGACCTCCGGCCAGTCCTGAAGAAGGCCTCAATCTGTTCCAAGGACCTGCCTTTGGTTTCTGGAACACAGCAGCCTGTGAATAAGATATTCCCAGTGCAGatgatggcaaaaaaaaagaagggcaCCTCGAGGCCAAAGGCTTCCTAGAAAGCGGGACAGAAAGCAGACATGAGCTGGTGCAGAGAGGGGCTGCCAGACCCCCTCCCAGGGCAGTACCCACCACGACGCGAAGGAAGAACTGGGTGAGGGTGAAGGCTGTCAGCCAGCTCACGACGACACAGAGGCCTGAGGCCACCCCACGGGCTTTCAGAGGGAGGATCTCGGACATCAGCAACCAAGTGATGGGGCCCCAGCCCATGGCGTAACCTGCAAATGAGGAGGGGTGAGGTGGGGCCCTTGAGGCTTCAGAGCTCACTGGAGAGTGCAGAAGAGCCCCATGCAatcttcccctgctcctccaTCAGTCATTATTCCCCCCAATTCATGTTCTGTCAGTCCTCAAAGTGACTTCAGATGCCATCTTTCTTGGTCTTCCAGGGACATTTCCTTGCCATTCAATTCCAAGCCCAAATCTCCTTGCTTCATATCACCCTGGGCTCTCGCTCTCTGCACCTACCCATGATGAAGAACATGGTTGCCAGGAGGGGGATGAGGGTGATGTAGTTGGTCGGCTCAGCAGGAAGGTTGGCAGAGTTCACCAGGGTCTTGTTGGCAATGGTGCCGTTCTGAGAAACTGGCATGAAGTGGATATAGAGCCCCATGGTCAGGTTGGAGGCCAACATGACACCAGCTGTGGAGAGATGCAACAGCACAATGGGATCGGTAGGTAAGTGATCCCCTCTGTGCCAAGAGCTGAGCACCTGGGAACACCTCTGGTCAGGAGCTGAGCCACCACCAAGGGAAAGAgacccccctccctgcccgaGTCCTGCATGGCTGAAGTTTCCACTCCTGTATGTTTGTGGAGCTCCTGGAAATCCTTAAGTACTTCCCTTGCACAACAGTGGGAGAGGCGTACCTGATACAAAAAGAAGAATCTTCCTCCCAGCTTTATCCATCGACACAGCAGCGATTGCCACCGAGAACAGACGTACCAAGCCAACGAGAGCTGCATCGTACTCTGGTTTCTGCAAAGGCAAAAGCAGTGGGAGATGGGAGAACCAGGGAAAGGGGAGGTTCCTACATGTGTTGCCTTGACTCTGACGGATGACTTTGCCCAAGCTTTCCTCTTCTAGAAAGAGACCAGAGAAGAAAACCCTTCAGCTCagaagaggagagcagagagacagTGGGGCCAGTCCTGCTCCCCCTCCTCATGCAGCCTTTTGCAGGGCAGGTGCTTGGCAATTGCTGCCAACcaggtgtttttaaaaaggcttcAGAAGTTGGAGTCTTAGAGCTGCAGAGAACTTGAAGCATCAGGCAGCCACCACAGAAGATGGAGCAGAGCCCCAGGGCTCACCAGGATGacaaatgttttcttgaatATCGACTGCAGGTAGACGAGGACGCAGGTGACAccagagagctgctgcaggaaccTCATCCCCACTGCAATCAGGATGGGCTTGTAAATGAAGGGGTCCTTGATCTCTGCACAGGAAACCCGCTGGCTCTGGAGGGAACAAAGCCAGAAAGCTGAGATGTTACCACCTCTGGGCACCCAGAAGATGGCTCAGGAGTTGCCCAAAGCAGGCTGGATTCTACACTTTTCACACTACATCTCCCTTGTGCTGGAGGTGAGCCCCGTCCCATCCTCACCTGCTTCCTCACGCTGTCCTTGATCTGCTCATACTCCTGGGCATAGTCTGTGTCTTTGCCCCGCAGCCAGCACAGTGACCCCAGGGCCTCATCATCCTTCCCCTGGGAGAGCAGGAACCGGGGCGAGTTGGGCATGAAGCAGAGCAGGACGATCATGGTGAGTACGGGCACCTCCCCTGCGACCGCCAGCCAGCGCCAGTCCAggaccagccctgcagagcagcacgGTTAGGAGGGGACTCCTGGCCTTGCCTCCACGGGagcaccccagcagcagagaTTTCATAAAGccaaggcaggaaaaaaaatttcaaaaaactAGAGAATGATTTGCCTTGGTTTTCTCCCAGCACAGAAGCATTTTCAGCTGTGGTACAATACGGGGAAATTCCAGCAAACTCCCCCAAATCTTAGAGGATCccagcaggatcctgcagcagccagggcatATGCTGGCAGGAGAGACGTGATGCACATGAAGGTCATCACAttctgcccttcagccctggtGAAAC
The genomic region above belongs to Caloenas nicobarica isolate bCalNic1 chromosome 19, bCalNic1.hap1, whole genome shotgun sequence and contains:
- the SLC2A6 gene encoding solute carrier family 2, facilitated glucose transporter member 6 is translated as MEPSVREPLIRKMSSSYRTFPESAGKRLDKEYLRSLHNKRLYLAVFAAVLGNFSFGFALVYPSPVIPALEAHPSPALRLDQHTASWFGSVFTLGAAAGGLSAMLLNDRLGRKLSIMFSALPSAVGYALMASAQGFGMLLLGRVLTGYAGGVTSASIPVYISEISHPGVRGTLGACPQIMAVLGSLILYALGLVLDWRWLAVAGEVPVLTMIVLLCFMPNSPRFLLSQGKDDEALGSLCWLRGKDTDYAQEYEQIKDSVRKQSQRVSCAEIKDPFIYKPILIAVGMRFLQQLSGVTCVLVYLQSIFKKTFVILKPEYDAALVGLVRLFSVAIAAVSMDKAGRKILLFVSAGVMLASNLTMGLYIHFMPVSQNGTIANKTLVNSANLPAEPTNYITLIPLLATMFFIMGYAMGWGPITWLLMSEILPLKARGVASGLCVVVSWLTAFTLTQFFLRVVEAFGLEVPFFFFAIICTGNILFTGCCVPETKGRSLEQIEAFFRTGRRSFMR